Proteins from one Borreliella mayonii genomic window:
- a CDS encoding complement regulator-acquiring protein has product MKNSKLNIIKLNVITAILTSICISCSPFGKVNPNKLKNPTTSKTLKKVKRSNNSRNLKNLNSHTNSENSSENNKNLENESQNSKSSNQNSQEETTISKLENIGKGLEAQKKEEDTQIAKIAKSDSVQYDFLETFKLQRDDYFMFHAKMKLKRIIYPSLNYDTKKILALKEILEKLDTDKNRRVAGKFFETSRDIQLKLEDVHLKKIQDTLRTLSKKEAETLLQDVKRDLKIKQNFAKTLNATIDAYNKNVGGIRTNDEALANHIKNKYSHPLYLLNQAD; this is encoded by the coding sequence TTGAAAAATTCTAAATTAAATATTATTAAGCTTAACGTTATTACAGCAATATTAACTTCAATTTGCATATCATGTTCACCTTTTGGCAAGGTTAATCCAAACAAACTAAAAAATCCTACTACTTCTAAAACCCTAAAAAAAGTAAAGCGAAGCAACAATTCTAGAAATCTAAAAAACCTAAACAGCCATACCAATTCAGAAAATTCATCAGAAAATAATAAAAATCTTGAAAATGAATCTCAAAATTCAAAATCTTCAAATCAAAATTCTCAAGAAGAAACCACAATCTCAAAATTAGAAAACATTGGTAAAGGCCTAGAAGCTCAAAAAAAGGAAGAAGATACACAAATAGCTAAAATAGCTAAATCTGATAGTGTTCAATATGATTTCCTAGAGACTTTTAAACTTCAAAGAGATGATTATTTTATGTTTCATGCAAAAATGAAATTAAAAAGAATAATTTACCCATCCCTAAATTACGATACAAAAAAAATATTGGCATTAAAAGAAATTCTTGAAAAACTTGATACAGATAAGAACCGAAGAGTAGCTGGTAAATTTTTCGAAACATCAAGGGATATTCAACTGAAATTAGAAGATGTGCATTTAAAAAAAATACAAGATACATTACGCACTCTAAGCAAAAAAGAAGCCGAAACGTTACTACAAGATGTAAAACGTGATTTAAAGATAAAACAAAACTTTGCTAAAACTTTAAACGCAACTATTGACGCTTACAATAAAAATGTTGGTGGCATTAGAACAAATGATGAAGCGCTAGCAAACCACATAAAGAATAAATACTCTCATCCTCTTTATCTACTAAATCAAGCTGATTAA
- a CDS encoding chromosome replication/partitioning protein, translating to MVYKDLKEQLKLNLENEIDTKIQRMRILCEIKTKKLYKYDSFKSFSQYLKTFVVAKTQAFFYLKLYSKF from the coding sequence ATGGTTTACAAAGATTTAAAAGAACAATTGAAATTGAATTTAGAAAATGAAATTGACACTAAAATTCAAAGAATGAGAATTCTATGTGAAATTAAAACAAAAAAACTTTATAAATACGATAGTTTTAAAAGTTTCTCTCAATATTTAAAGACTTTTGTAGTTGCTAAAACCCAAGCGTTTTTTTATTTAAAGCTTTACTCAAAATTTTAG
- a CDS encoding complement regulator-acquiring protein, protein MIKLNFITAILNSIFISCLPIGKVNPKPHINTNPENNQN, encoded by the coding sequence ATTATTAAGCTTAACTTTATTACAGCAATATTAAATTCAATTTTCATATCATGTTTACCTATTGGAAAGGTCAATCCAAAACCTCATATCAATACTAATCCAGAAAATAACCAAAATTAA